In the genome of Monodelphis domestica isolate mMonDom1 chromosome 2, mMonDom1.pri, whole genome shotgun sequence, one region contains:
- the LOC100617762 gene encoding olfactory receptor 2C3-like: MEKINMSISEGFLLLGFSDRPLLEMILFIFVSIFYMLTLLGNATIMLVSHLDARLHTPMYFFLTNLSFLDIGFTTSIVPQLLVNLRGPEKTISYAGCVIQFYISHWLGATECVLLAVMSYDRYVAICRPLHYTIIMNSRVCWGLASTAWVGGLSTSLLGSTLTVQLPLCGYNRIDHFFCEMPLIMQLSCVDTSLNELEMYVASFIFVVLPLGLILVSYSQIARAVLRIKSTEGRAKAFNTCSSHLMIVFLFYGSIIFMYLQPAKSSSHEQGKFVSLFYTVVTPMLNPLIYTLRNKDVKGALKQLVIGSGCGPVKKPGAIS; this comes from the coding sequence atggaaaaaatcAATATGAGCATCTCAGAAGGCTTTCTATTGTTGGGCTTCTCTGACCGGCCATTATTAGAGATGATTCTTTTCatatttgtctcaattttctaTATGTTGACCCTTTTGGGAAATGCCACCATCATGCTGGTATCTCACTTAGATGCTCGGCTTCACACTCCGATGTATTTCTTCCTCACCAACCTCTCTTTTTTAGACATTGGTTTCACTACTAGTATTGTCCCTCAACTACTAGTCAACCTCAGGGGTCCAGAGAAAACAATTAGCTATGCAGGTTGTGTGATCCAGTTCTACATTTCCCATTGGCTGGGGGCCACTGAATGCGTCCTCTTAGCAGTCATGTCCTATGACCGCTATGTTGCTATCTGCCGGCCCCTCCACTACACTATTATCATGAATTCAAGGGTCTGCTGGGGTCTAGCCTCCACTGCATGGGTTGGTGGTCTTTCTACCTCCCTGCTAGGCTCAACACTCACAGTACAACTGCCTCTGTGTGGGTACAACCGCATCGACCACTTCTTTTGTGAGATGCCCCTCATCATGCAGCTGAGCTGTGTGGACACCAGTCTCAATGAGCTGGAGATGTATGTAGCCAGCTTCATCTTTGTCGTGTTGCCCCTGGGACTCATCCTGGTTTCTTATAGTCAGATTGCTCGGGCTGTGCTGAGGATCAAATCCACTGAGGGGAGGGCCAAGGCATTTAACACTTGCTCCTCCCACTTGATGATAGTGTTCCTATTTTATGGGAGCATCATTTTCATGTATCTTCAGCCTGCTAAGAGCAGTTCACATGAGCAGGGTAAGTTCGTTTCTCTTTTTTACACTGTGGTGACACCCATGCTAAATCCACTCATTTATACTTTGAGGAACAAAGATGTGAAAGGAGCCCTGAAGCAATTGGTAATAGGATCTGGCTGTGGTCCAGTAAAAAAACCGGGGGCCATTTCATGA
- the LOC100011541 gene encoding putative olfactory receptor 2W6, whose amino-acid sequence MGRGNDSSLGGFILVGFSDRPWLEMILFAFVLVFYILTLLGNTTIIVLSIADSRLHTPMYFFLGNLSFLDLCFTTSIVPQLLWNLWGPKKTISYNGCVAQLYIYMVLGSTECVLLCVMSYDRYVAVCRPLHYTVVMNPRLCLQLTIVSWFCGFLNSFVMCPQTMQLARCGHHQVDHFLCEMPALIAMACEDTTLVEAFAFIFGVILLLVPLSLILTSYGLIAVAVLRIKSAAGRKKAFNTCSSHLAVVSLFYGTIIYMYLQPANTYSQDQGKFLTLFYTVLTPSINPLIYTLRNKDVKGAMKKLLGWEQRTREA is encoded by the coding sequence ATGGGAAGGGGCAATGACAGCTCACTAGGGGGATTTATCCTAGTGGGATTTTCTGACCGACCCTGGCTAGAGATGATTCTCTTTGCTTTTGTATTAGTCTTCTACATATTGACTCTTTTGGGAAACACAACAATTATTGTGTTGTCAATTGCAGATTCCCGACTACACACCCCTATGTACTTCTTTCTAGGCAACCTCTCCTTCCTGGACCTCTGCTTTACTACTAGCATTGTCCCCCAGCTGCTGTGGAATCTGTGGGGTCCCAAGAAGACTATCAGCTACAATGGTTGTGTGGCCCAGCTCTATATTTACATGGTCCTGGGTTCTACTGAGTGTGTACTCCTGTGTGTCATGTCCTATGATCGCTATGTTGCTGTCTGCCGACCTTTGCATTATACTGTTGTCATGAACCCAAGACTCTGCCTACAGTTGACAATTGTGTCCTGGTTCTGTGGTTTTCTCAATTCTTTTGTCATGTGCCCCCAGACTATGCAGTTGGCACGGTGTGGACATCATCAAGTGGATCACTTTCTATGTGAGATGCCAGCCCTAATTGCAATGGCTTGCGAAGATACCACACTGGTTGAAGCCTTTGCCTTTATCTTTGGTGTGATCCTCCTTCTTGTGCCCCTATCCCTAATTCTCACCTCATATGGTCTGATTGCTGTTGCTGTGCTAAGAATCAAATCAGCAGCAGGGCGTAAGAAGGCCTTCAATACCTGTTCTTCCCACCTTGCAGTGGTTTCTCTCTTCTATGGGACCATCATCTACATGTATCTTCAACCAGCTAATACTTACTCCCAGGACCAGGGGAAGTTCCTTACCCTTTTCTACACTGTCTTAACCCCTAGCATCAACCCACTTATCTATACCCTAAGGAACAAGGATGTGAAAGGGGCAATGAAGAAACTCCTGGGCTGGGAACAGAGGACAAGAGAAGCATga